In Halobaculum sp. XH14, a single genomic region encodes these proteins:
- a CDS encoding branched-chain amino acid transaminase — MTAFEEMADGGVIWQNGEFVDWADATTHVLTHGLHYGTGIFEGVRAYDTERGTAVFRWEEHLDRFYESAKPYDMEIDYSREELTEATMGAIRRNDLDSAYVRPLAYYGYHSLGVSPGECPTDVVVAAWPWGAYLGEEALENGIKVKISSWRKHASSQIPTNAKTTGLYVNSLLAGEEARRNGFAEAIVLNKEGNVAEGPGENIFLVRDDELYTPGLSESILDGITRDTVITLAEERGYEVHDNVSISRGELNTADELFFTGSAAEVTPIRQVDNVEIGNGSRGPVTEELQQAFFDLVERRTDDHEEWFAYV, encoded by the coding sequence CTTCGAGGAGATGGCGGACGGCGGGGTCATCTGGCAGAACGGCGAGTTCGTCGACTGGGCGGACGCGACGACCCACGTGCTCACCCACGGGCTCCACTACGGTACGGGCATCTTCGAGGGTGTCCGCGCGTACGACACCGAGCGGGGCACGGCGGTCTTCCGCTGGGAGGAGCACCTCGACCGCTTCTACGAGTCGGCAAAGCCGTACGACATGGAGATCGACTACTCGCGCGAGGAGCTCACCGAGGCGACGATGGGTGCGATCCGGCGGAACGACCTCGACTCGGCGTACGTCCGCCCCCTCGCGTACTACGGCTACCACAGTCTCGGCGTCTCGCCGGGCGAGTGCCCGACGGACGTCGTCGTCGCCGCCTGGCCCTGGGGCGCGTACCTCGGCGAGGAGGCCCTGGAGAACGGCATCAAGGTGAAGATCTCCTCCTGGCGCAAGCACGCCTCCAGCCAGATTCCGACGAACGCGAAGACGACCGGCCTGTACGTCAACTCGCTGCTCGCGGGCGAGGAGGCCCGCCGCAACGGCTTCGCTGAGGCCATCGTGCTGAACAAGGAGGGGAACGTCGCGGAGGGGCCGGGCGAGAACATCTTCCTCGTCAGGGACGACGAGCTCTACACGCCGGGCCTGAGCGAGTCGATCCTCGACGGCATCACCCGAGACACGGTCATCACGCTCGCGGAGGAGCGCGGCTACGAGGTGCACGACAACGTGAGCATCTCGCGGGGCGAACTCAACACGGCCGACGAACTGTTCTTCACCGGCTCGGCCGCGGAAGTGACCCCGATCCGCCAGGTGGACAACGTCGAGATTGGCAACGGCTCGCGTGGACCCGTCACCGAGGAACTCCAGCAGGCGTTCTTCGACCTCGTGGAGCGGCGGACGGACGACCACGAGGAGTGGTTCGCGTACGTTTAG